CATCATCCGAAAATAAAAACATGCCCACCCCCATCCTGCCACTCTCCCTCACCCTCCTCCTCAGCCTCATCCCCTCCGCATGCACCTCCAATCGCCTCACCAACGAAAACCTCTCCCAACTCACCCCCGGCATGTCCGAAAAACAAATCACCCAAATCCTCGGCAAACCCCACCACACAGAAATCTCCGAAACCCTCGGCATCCGCTCCACCGCCCTCATCTACCAAGCTGGAGAACGTCAGGTGAAAATTATCCTCATCAACGACAAACTCTTTT
The Candidatus Methylacidiphilales bacterium DNA segment above includes these coding regions:
- a CDS encoding outer membrane protein assembly factor BamE, which gives rise to MPTPILPLSLTLLLSLIPSACTSNRLTNENLSQLTPGMSEKQITQILGKPHHTEISETLGIRSTALIYQAGERQVKIILINDKLFSKQGTF